The DNA sequence TGACAAGAAACCCACAGAGGGGACAGGAGGAAGCCAGAGAGTGGCCTTGCTTTACAATAAGAGGATTACGACGCAGGCTGATAATCCTCCCACAATTCAGCAGCACAAAGGAGTGAGCTGACATCACATTCAGCCCTCCAAGTCTCATCCTTAAAATGAGGCTAATTAACAGCTAATCCCAACCACTGCCAAATTGACCACTGTTTTTGAAGACAGGGTGTGAGAAGGGCAGTATTAAGGGAAACAGGGAAAGGGGAAATTacttcacttttttaaaaaactgactTTAACTTCTATATGAGAATTGGTTATTTCTCTAATGTTATCTTGTTTGCTCAATTAAACAACAGATTAAAATGGCCTACAAAAAGAAGTTTGTCTTGGTTTTGAATTCCATTAAACATGATTTGTGCAGAATTCTCTCTTTATCTCATTTCTGTCCAAAATACGGTGCTGATCAATTTCAGTGCTCAATATAAACACAGATTCTGCTTTGCGGTTTTACTTGGATATTTATGGGAACTTCTTAATTAGGTGGTTAACTGCTTAAATCTCTTCTACTGCATTATTGATGAAGTGTCTGAATAATCCCTTGCAGGCACCGAGAACTGTGATTGGTTTATCTATTAGCGTACTTCTACTTCCCAGATCCAATTTCACAACCAGACTCCTTTTAGTAAACAAACTAGGCCAGTctgaaaaactaatgaaaaaagaaaactaatttTCTTGCCATCTGGAAGCTATCTTGAAAGAACACTAAGGAAGACAGAAACTAAAATTATTGAGGTATATTTTAACATGGTAAAAAGatttcagtcagtttttacttttttgcaGCATAATGACGAGCGTTACTAGTTATGACAGTGTCCCAATTTATGGAAGATCTATAAAAGCTGTTCTTCAGGTCAGGATTCGGGTGGCCATGTGAGAAAAATCACTCTGAGCAGAGCAGCATGCACTATAATTCTACCTGATGAAATTAAATTGCTGTACAGCCAAGCGTCTAGTGCATGAATGTGAAATGAAATCAGAGAAACTTGTTAAGGTGACTAAAAGGtgaaaacaaagagagaaaactGCAATTTCAGCACCTAACACAATGAGGAGAGATTCTGATctgaacatgaaataaaaaaagaaaaccagtgATACAGTGAATGAGAGATTGAGTGGGTGCGTTAACCAGCataaatgatgaaaatgaaaccataatTATGAAAAAGACAGATTTTCCCCCTAGATTGATTCTCAGAGTATCCAAAATATCTTGTTCAAGTTTTTTCGCAATTGATTTGAGAGCCAAAACTAGGGGTAAAAACTGATTCAGCAGTGACCCACAACCCTCAAATTGTCACACAGCCAGCCCAAATGACCCCAGAAGAACAGAGAGAGCCCAGCGTACCCGACGAGGAGTCGGAGGATTTTAGAGCAAAAGACCAACCATCAGGGGTCATAGACGCACAGTGAGGTAAGCGTAGCTCCACAGGCTTCAAAAACTTGAGGCCGTGAGGTCCACACATCACCAGAGGGctgagcagagtctctcctgcaaacacaaacacagaatgtGGTTATAAACGCAATGCAGggtgattaaaaataaacacacacaagcaggtctcaaatgtaatttttcccCTACAGTGCTGGAAGGCTTGGGGAAGGTATCCATGCTAGAAATGTAAAGATTCATTTGACAGTATGGCACTTTGGATACGGGTTATCTATAATTATTGTCTATAATTTGAGATTGTTGTAAcgtaattttgtttgtttgccaaAAGCTGATATGATTGGGGGGTGCGGAGATCCCTCGTGGTCTCATCTGTCAATGTCAGCAAGATACGACAATGAAGCACTTTGCATGTCTGAAATTTCTATGCAAATTGGACTAGACGCAGCAAGAGCAAAGGAAGCTGCCTATAATACAGCCTGCAGAGGACAGCTGGATTAAACTAATGCAGACtttagtttaataaaaaaattcagCTTGTCAAAGTGTAAGAACCAGGTGGTGTATCGAGCCCACATGGCAGCCATTCACATAATTAACATCTCTCGCATCGGATATCTACAGCagatgtttaatattttagatGAAGAATTTGAGCCTTTTAAAGTCTAATTCCCTCATAGTACACATAGTAAAGGTTTTGTTAGGGGAAAAACAAGAATCTCTTTATTTTAGATCATTTGATTAACATTAACAAGTCTCTCATGCTTTTCCAGACTAGTTAGACATCCACAACCCAAAATCTGACAGCAATTTTTGTGACTAGTGAGATGTGTGAAGGTTTTTATGGTATTCTGGttctacataaaaaaacaaatatttaagaaACAAGTAGTGAGTAGACTGATGAGGATTTTCATACACTAACATTTTACCCAACCGaccaacaaataaataaagatttttgtcacttgggggcagcagaaacaagttgtgaacaccatactgacatattgccaaggggtgggaatcaccagaggccccacgatacgatattatcacgatatttatgttgcgattcgattttaATGCGAtcttaaatatattgagatatattgcaatttattacctttttccaacttctaactaggtccctaaagtcaaactttgtcaacatctgtttatctaaaaagatacatttctctgtttgttcatatcactttttcagtcctctatatggtcctgttaagttttctagtggactaaaaaagcaatagattttattattctagtaccaaaaagttaaaactcccatctgcaatttatataataaaacatcGATACTTGGcatccgtgtatcgatacagtattgccatggcaaatatcacgatactatgctgtatcgattttttcccccactgctAATATTgccaccttttaagttgatatggcaaactAATTAGCAAACAGAGCTGctcatttacacatccagcagttacagagcaacattatgtagCAATATTAACTCTCTTGGAACGATTTATggagggaaatatctgtctctttagctctTCTGCtggttttagagctttttccccactgaaaacagctgccctCTGCGGCCAAAAATGATGCTATGAGAGCAGTGCGAGTGAATTAAAACAGCAAAGCTGCAGGCCGGGCAGCTAAACAATGACCTGAAACTTGCTATAAAGCTGCGTAAACATTTGAGAGACCCATTTCACAGTGTCACATTGGTTGTCATTTGATATATTCTTGTCATAAAATCAATTATAGATGCTTTAAGCAAAGCATATTTTTATCGGCAGGGACATCTGCTGGTCCTTTCTTCCATGGTCAATATGTTAGTATTATTGTTAATCAGCACTTTAGCTCCAGCATATCTCCCCAAAACATGACATGCACCTtaaactacaaacaaaaatgaCAGACCATGTGAATTGACTTCATaagaatgtaaacaaaagaaaacccCATGGCTTCTTCCTCACTCCATCTTTGATAAGTTACCTTTCTCCTTGTCAAGTGGTGGCAAGATGCTGTTGTCTCTGCAGACCTTGAAATAGATCTCCTGCTCCACACCGTCAGGGATGGCACCCTGTGGGATAATTATGCTGACACCTGTCTCAATGGAGCTCAGGACACCACCGTTAGAATTGAAGATACCTCGAGCTGTTGCTACCACTGTGTGGCcctcatcttcatcctcatcatcatccagGGCACTGGGGCTGGGAGACAGATACCTTTACTGTCACACTCATTTTCAACAGAATACCTTAGACCTCTATTCTTCTCTAGTCAGCCTGCGTCAGGTGACAGAGCTGCATTATTACCTCACAGGGATGGCTTTGGGCACAGCGTTGATGTTGTTGTGCTGGTGTTTGGTGCGGTGGTCCACAGTGCGCGTGAAAGTGTCCAAACCACTGTCATGGTCTGTGTTCTGGGGCTGTGGGGGTATCTGAGGCTTCACTGGGCTGGAGCTCCGGCCCTGCTCCAAACACAAGAGGGTACAGTGTTATATATACACGTTACTGTATGTGGTATGGCGCTAACGTATGGTGACTGAAAATTCTCAGTTCTGACTGGTTGGAAGGTGTGGATTAACTTTCCGTAATCGGACAGCACGACTGGACGGCTATGACATATGTGTTTGATTGctgtttaattataattttatgaGCCATTATTAAACACAGCAACAGTGCGACTTAGCTGAAGAGCATGCAGCTAGAAATACTGATACAatcaccaccaacaacaaccaaCAATAGGATAAATAGCTTCTCAGTGAGAACCAAACTAATTTACTAATTTAACctaaaatgtgtgtattttgtataATTGTGTATTTGAGTTAATCTGGATTTTCAAATCAAGAAATGGACATCCTTATTCTATGGGCCCATTACAATTGATCTGAAAAGTTATTTCAGATCAATTCGCTCTTTGAAAAATGGAATTGCAACATGTGACAAAATTACAGTTCCAGAAGAGTTTTGACCTAAGTGTAGGGAAATACTGGTaaattgtataaaaaaaataaaagatacaaaaaaattaaaaatagaaagagaaaaagtacagcatgaaataataaattgcatttaaaattttacttttttcaaaactagaTTACCTTGCTTGCTTATGTTTTTGACTACAGTTACATCAATAGCATCATTAATTGGAATTCAACTTACCTTTGGAGCAATCTCAGGCTTGTCATTGGGCAGAAGGTTGTGGTTGAATTTAGGACTGTCGAACATGCGCGCAAAAGGCTTGGCAGACGTGGTGTAGGGTTTGGGTGTGTAGCGGTTGTAGCTGGATACTGGTGGAGCCCCGGTGCTAGTGACTGTTTTTGGAGGCTGTTCACTAGTGCCATTAACTGGAGACTTCTCAGGGAAACTCTTGTGAGGCAGGAAGTTGGTTTGGACAGTGTCCTCTCGGGCAGGAGGCTTGGCTGTGGAAGAGCCATAAGGGTCAGCCAAAAAGCTCTCCAGTAATTTCCGACATTTTGACATTCAAAGCAGTCAGTGTCTCTCAGTAGACAACGTATAGTGTGATACAGTACACAGATGCATCATGCATGTGATTACAGCGTAGATAGTATAAAAGGACTAGTTTCTCCCTTTCCTTTGATAGAAAACAGTGGATTTTACCTTCAGGTGCAGGTTTGGGCAGTGTGGCTGGTTGCAGAGGAGGTGTCACCTGGGGAACTGGTTCATATTTTTTCTCCACTGGACTTGGTTTCTCCACTGACTCCGTCCTATATCACAAGACCAAAACCATCAATTGAGATTCCCAGAAGAAATAACCAAGACAAACATAAAAGCCGTAAAGGATGTTAAAGATAGTTGGAAGGAAAGTTGAAAGACACATTAATACCTTTAAACTATATCATCTAAGTGAAATAAGTCAAAGATGTTTCATAAAAGCATTATATTCAGAATTTCTTGGGAGTGTGGATGTGAATGGGCATCACCTGGGGTAGTTGTGGGTTGTTTGTACTTGTGGCTGGGGTTTGTTGGGACCAGTCTGGAGCTTATCAAAGTAAGACAGCTGTTTCCGGTAGTAGTCCTCGTCCTCATCAGGATCGTAATGGTTGGAGCGCACAATGTCATCAGCTACCTGGGGCTGAGGCTTCTGAGGCCCTGGGGCTCTGGGTTGGTGTGATAAAATAACACGTTAAATGCAAGGAAAAGACAGGTGAGAACAGAGCAGGAGAATACAATGAAAAATGGCCAAAATGAAGCGGTTGCGCAACTTGGTCActatcaaaatgtcaaaattaaaGTGACTACTTAAACAATATTAGTGCAAAATTACTCTGAAGAATCAGGGTGAGTGGAAacacaataacagcagcattgGCTTACCTAAAGGTCTTCTCTTGATCCAGGTTACTCAGAGAATTTGCTTTAGGGATTACTCCACCTGCTTTCAAGGGTAAATCGGCTGCCTGTAGTAGCAAAAACAATTAACCCCATCAGTAGGATGTTCACTTCTAATGTGTTAATTTCTCAATatgttgaaaagaaaatgtacatgTTAAGTAGACTAGTAAAAACTGTAACTACACAAGCTGCCTTATGTAATATATCTGCCAACAGTTTACCCTGTTCCCAGATGAATCTCCTGCATCTCTGGCTCTATCCATTGACACAGAGCGTTTGTTCTCAAACATCTTGACCCTAGTCAGGACTGACTGCGGCCGCATGGCGGGGTCATCCTCCGGTTTCTCATCTCTGGCAGGGGTGGGTTTCGGAGGGTCTGCAGGGGACGGTGAGGGGGCCTCTGCTTTGAAAGGTGGTGTGGGGCTGGTTTCAGAGTTCACAGGAATGGGATCATACTGCTGAGGTTTGTAGCTCTTTTGCGGTGGAGTTGGTCCCTGGTTAAAGGCAGGTCGCTGGGCAGGGGGTTCTGGCGAACGGGCAGCTGAGGGATAAGTGCTCAGGTGAGAATCCTGGTTGTAGTGCAGGTCAGGCGGAGCAGGAGGTGGGGGGTCATCATAGCGAACAGGCCCTGGACCCGTCGGTTTACCGTAGCGAGGCCGTCCGTCGAATCCCTGCTGAGATGGATGCCCGTCGTGGCGGAGAGGAGGGGTGTACTGGGAGTCAGGGCCGTCACCGTATGGCAAACGGGGATCGTAGCCCTGGGAGTTGGCAGTAGAGAGGGGCTGCTTGTAGGGATTCCACGTTTGTTGGTCATAGTGAGGCACACTGTTCTCGTAGGGTGGGTTAGAGTCATAGTTCCGGTACTTTGGTTCTGGGTAACCACCTCCGCTGCTGACTCCACTGCTGCTGACATCATACCGACTTGGTGGGTGGTCGTAATCTCTGTATGGCTGGTCAGGGTGATAACCCTGCTGAGGGTTGTAAGTCACAGGCTTCATGGTGTGACTGATTCTCcctgtgttgttgtctgtgcTGTATGGATCATTCTGATACATCTACCAAACAAATAAGAAACACAGGGTAAGGTTAACAACTGAACAGGAtccactaacacacggacataaaatatgtaatatgaAAAACTGGACATACAAAAATCAGTTATAGCACGAGAAAAGGAGAATATTAAAACAAGTCCGTGAAATTAATTGCAGTAGAGGAAACAAGAAGGGACAGACCTGAAATAGAGAAACTGAGAGGGAAGAGTTACTGGTCAGATGACACTTTAGATTAAACAGAAATCGCAGCACAGCCAAACATTCATTGCAGCTTTAAAACACCACAATGTACCCAAATTAAACACTTGAATGAATTACAAAGAATAACAAAGatgaaatacaacaaaacaatgggatgcatttttcctgtccaaGCTGACAAAATTTGAAAATGGTATatagaaatgtaatgtaaattactTACAGAGGGTCTATCAATAATTTGACTAATAACTTGGGGTTTCTTGACACATTACGTGTACACTGCTGCATTCACAAGGGAAAATGTCACCCACTGTCTTGGTGAAATTTTGAAGGAAACTTCCACAAtaattatttaacattacaAGCACATACccattgtacaaaaaaaaaaattaataaaaatctaaTATCCTGATATTTGAGAAGTAACCATTAATTATCCATCCAAATATAAAGAACATTTCTGTTTAGGTGGTCTTCGCTACTTGGTCATAGCTACAATTCAAACAGAAGACAAACATTCGTAAAATGGTTGGAAAATTAATGGCTACTTTTACAAAGAAATGATATCCATTCAATCAACAATGATAAATACAGCACAAATACATCTGCTTCTGGTAGTTAACAGAGAAACATGTTGCAGCCATGCAAAGAGGTAAGAGATAAGCAACAGTGAGAGCTGCAGGATTTCCATTGCTCCCCTACATGTAGGCGTGTCAGTGCAGCCATCATCTCCAAAGCCCACTGTTGTTTACCAGCATTTGCTCGCACTccagcacatgcacacaccctctcgcacacaacacacacacagtctcttcTGGGCAGCACTGTGGTCAGCGGACATGCAGGGcagaaggagacagagacagagacagagagagagacagagagacagagagacagagagagagagagagagagagagagagagagagaggcgtggCAGCAGGAAGTAGGTAGGtagacaggcagcagcagcacaggagGTCAGCCAGGTCAGACTGGGCTGAGCTGGCCCAGGTCACGGCGCGTCCAGTGACGGTCAGATGGATACCTTTGGTTCTGTACTGGCCGTTCCAGACTGTAGAGGTTCTGGTGAGAAGCTCTGAGGGGCTAGCTCAGGGGTGGGCCTCCTAAGTGAGCCAGCCTCTGGGTTGGGGCTTGGCTGGCTGTGGGGAGCTCCAGGAGCCTCGTCAGGGCTCAGACCCCCTACAGTTTTTACAGTAACGTCGACAGCAGGGGGCAATGTCTCAGCCAGGGGCTCAGGCTGCTGGGGGATGCTAGGGACGGCAGCGGCCTCTGCTTTCTGTGAAGTGGTTCAGAAATGTTTAATAACACGCGCTGACACACTATGGTGCAGTACTAACAAGTGCTACTACCTTCACAGCCCCTCTAAACGGTCTGCTCCTCATTTGTGCCTACATCTTACACTGATTCAAATAACCAATCACCCGCCTCCGCATTTAACAATAGCTGTAGATCAACGAATGGCATGTGAGAGTTAGGAATTAGCAGCAGGACAAGTTTTCATTGTTATAGTATACTAACTTGATTTTAATGCTGCAGTTACAATACAGTAGTTTctcctttttccccccttttatGTTCATTAACACATCATGAGACGACAAATGTTAAGATTTGGATATCACAACGGCCAATCGGGTTTTGATTAATACATTTCACAGGTACACTGGGTTAACACTGGCATTTCCAACATGCACATAATACTTTCTAGTTTCGTATTGTCACAGTCCCAGTCATAGGTAAAACAAAGGTAGGAAGTGCACATAGGTGATTACTGGTACAGACACTTAGACATAAGTTTCTTCTCccagtgacatcagcaacagTCACACCAATAAGACAGCTTGTGGTAATACAGAGTACAAGAGTAACAGTAAAACTTCAAGTTCTTCtccttttcaaaaataaaaaacacactttcacaaACATCAATCAACAAacatagaaataaataatataataaatatagagatatatgtatatgtatatatatatatatatgttatatataatatttatatgttGCGATAAATACCTGACCACAACGGGTTTCACTTTCCCACTGATATTGTTTTGTAACAGTAGTTTtgtaactgtaaaaataaaaaagtgccTTCAATAGCGCTTCCAGAAAACCCTTCTAACGCACACCACGTCCTCCAGACAACAGGGAAGACGTGCAGCTCTCAGAAACGCTACCTGCTGCGGCACTGGTGCCTTGAATCCAGCTGGGTCGATGCGGTTCAGGGGGTCCGGCTGCACTGTGTGCTGGTAACCAGCGTAGCCAGGGGGCTCCTGGATGACCGGTGGGTCCTCACGGACAGGCTCAGAGGAGCGGGTGATGGCAGGCTCCGTGGGAGGACCCACATCGTCATTCAGTGTTTCATCCAGCTCCTGGTCAGTGTAGGCTCCACCCTCTGTGTCCGTGTCCTCGTAGTCGGAGGTATGGCGGCTGTCGGTGCTGTACATGGAATACTCACTACCTGGCGCCGACAGGTAGGACAGTCGGTCGTCGTGGATGTCAAGGTCATCCTCAGCTGTCCCATCAGCCTGGAAAACAAAAGgtaaagggagagagggagtaagaaatgtctgtctgtctgtctgtctgtgtgtgtgtgtgtgtgtgagacagggGGGGGGGTCTTACTTTGCCCTCTGAAACCCACACCAGctggttctgctgctgctggattaTCTCTTTCAGCGCTCCAAACCAACCATCATTCATGTTGTTCAAGTTAATGGTTGCTGAATACAcaaagagagaagagcagaagaGAATAAAAAACATCTCTACAATGAAATAAGTATGAACATTTACTTAATTAGCAATTAAGTAAAACCACAGCATCATAAATAAAAGTTCATTTTAGACATGAACTCTAACTCACAAATGCTCTGCCACTTTTACATGATTGGCATAATGTCTGTGAAAGGATAATTTTTAAGTTGCTCAAGCAATTTTCTTACTTGGGAACCAAAGATTGTTGACTATGCTGCTAAAGTGcaaatttcttcttcttcttcttcataagTAACCgtttttgaataaaatgtgcAAACCATTCACAACACACAGGGAAGTGATACTAATAATCTCTTGCCTTGtgcattttagtaaatattcCAAATTTATTGGTTTCCCAGTTTTATAAACATCAATTATAGCAGAACATCATTATGTGGCTTGATTTTGAGAAAACCTCTCAAATGAAAACCAGTGGATAAAGGCGTAGTACGCAGATGCAGTTTGTGGTGTAATAACTGTTTGGACAGAAGATTTTATTCaagaatttgtgtgtgtgcaaaggcTGAATGTGAGCCAAGCAAAATGCTCTCTAAACATGTTTATCACCAACAGATGCTCCTAAAGCATGGTAACACCATATCCCTTGACGGGAAGAATGCATGCTGAGAAAGGGGCCCGACGGTGCTCTTCTGTGCTGAACAAGCTTTTGTAAGAAGTCTGACAGAACAGGGCCAGCACAAGTGCCGTGTAGCCACAGCCCCCACCGCGACACTCAAGTGTCAACCGCCTTTGAAATGTGTCTTTGCCCTCTGTAAAATGTCTTCCACCCCCCTTAGTTTGAAATCCCCATctaaccctctctctctctctctccctcccgaTGGACTCACTGGTGAAGAGGTGGTGGTTGCTCTTCCTTAATTTAAGCGCTCGGTCATAGAGCTTCCTGGCGCTCTTCCTAGACTCAGGGCAGAGACGGGTCCTCATGTTCTTCACGCCCTGCTTGGTGTCTGGGTTGAGAAACACCACAATTGGATACCACTGAGCATAGTTCAGACGGTCCACTGCATTAGGGGTGATGTCCAGCACTGCATGCTTGTCCTtcatacacaaaacacaaat is a window from the Micropterus dolomieu isolate WLL.071019.BEF.003 ecotype Adirondacks linkage group LG20, ASM2129224v1, whole genome shotgun sequence genome containing:
- the tjp1a gene encoding tight junction protein ZO-1 isoform X7; translated protein: MKYQKYITVMQMAMGVTASNKDCLPTKRQLWVTPQDGDTSPPGDPGCSDGLTGATGGAGAMAMPATSTLSLPMSQGKPSLRRIKGRIHRSKSLDSIDLLDSSSAAMEETVIWEQHTVTLHRAAGFGFGIAISGGRDNPHFQSGETSIVISDVLKGGPAEGLLQENDRVVMVNAVSMDNVEHAYAVQQLRKSGKNAKITIRRKRKVQIPVSRPGDRETMSEHEEEDSEEDDGYEHHSGGQSAYEGARGGTGTGRRHDRERSSSGRRDHSASRERSVSPRSDRRSQTSSAPSRPSKVTLVKSRKNEVEYGLRLASHIFVKDISPESLAARDGNIQEGDVVLKINGTVTENLSLIDAKKLIERSKGKLKMVVQRDERATLLNIPDLDDSVPSANNSDRDDISEIHSLASDHSNRSHGRGSRSRSPDRSEPSDRHSPRQMSNGSHRSRDDDRISKPGAISTPVKSSDDGVLSLASDQANFRDDKLLPPLPEPKPVYAQPGQPDVDLPVSPSDAPVPSAAHDESILRPSMKLVKFKKGESVGLRLAGGNDVGIFVAGVLEDSPAAKEGLEEGDQLLRVNNVDFTNIIREEAVLFLLDLPKGEEVNILAQKKKDVYRRIVESDVGDSFYIRTHFEYEKESPYGLSFNKGEVFRVVDTLYNGKLGSWLAIRIGKNHQEVERGIIPNKNRAEQLSSVQYTLPKTPGGDRADFWRFRGLRSSKRNLRKSREDLSAQPVQTKFPAYERVVLREAGFLRPVVIFGPIADVGREKLAREEPDIFELAKTQQHQGGEKSEPRDAGTDQKSSGIIRLHTIKQIIDRDKHAVLDITPNAVDRLNYAQWYPIVVFLNPDTKQGVKNMRTRLCPESRKSARKLYDRALKLRKSNHHLFTTTINLNNMNDGWFGALKEIIQQQQNQLVWVSEGKADGTAEDDLDIHDDRLSYLSAPGSEYSMYSTDSRHTSDYEDTDTEGGAYTDQELDETLNDDVGPPTEPAITRSSEPVREDPPVIQEPPGYAGYQHTVQPDPLNRIDPAGFKAPVPQQMYQNDPYSTDNNTGRISHTMKPVTYNPQQGYHPDQPYRDYDHPPSRYDVSSSGVSSGGGYPEPKYRNYDSNPPYENSVPHYDQQTWNPYKQPLSTANSQGYDPRLPYGDGPDSQYTPPLRHDGHPSQQGFDGRPRYGKPTGPGPVRYDDPPPPAPPDLHYNQDSHLSTYPSAARSPEPPAQRPAFNQGPTPPQKSYKPQQYDPIPVNSETSPTPPFKAEAPSPSPADPPKPTPARDEKPEDDPAMRPQSVLTRVKMFENKRSVSMDRARDAGDSSGNRAADLPLKAGGVIPKANSLSNLDQEKTFRAPGPQKPQPQVADDIVRSNHYDPDEDEDYYRKQLSYFDKLQTGPNKPQPQVQTTHNYPRTESVEKPSPVEKKYEPVPQVTPPLQPATLPKPAPEAKPPAREDTVQTNFLPHKSFPEKSPVNGTSEQPPKTVTSTGAPPVSSYNRYTPKPYTTSAKPFARMFDSPKFNHNLLPNDKPEIAPKGRSSSPVKPQIPPQPQNTDHDSGLDTFTRTVDHRTKHQHNNINAVPKAIPVSPSALDDDEDEDEGHTVVATARGIFNSNGGVLSSIETGVSIIIPQGAIPDGVEQEIYFKVCRDNSILPPLDKEKGETLLSPLVMCGPHGLKFLKPVELRLPHCASMTPDGWSFALKSSDSSSGDPKSWQNKSLPGDPNYLVGANCVSVLIDHF
- the tjp1a gene encoding tight junction protein ZO-1 isoform X8, producing the protein MADTHSRRQSAAMEETVIWEQHTVTLHRAAGFGFGIAISGGRDNPHFQSGETSIVISDVLKGGPAEGLLQENDRVVMVNAVSMDNVEHAYAVQQLRKSGKNAKITIRRKRKVQIPVSRPGDRETMSEHEEEDSEEDDGYEHHSGGQSAYEGARGGTGTGRRHDRERSSSGRRDHSASRERSVSPRSDRRSQTSSAPSRPSKVTLVKSRKNEVEYGLRLASHIFVKDISPESLAARDGNIQEGDVVLKINGTVTENLSLIDAKKLIERSKGKLKMVVQRDERATLLNIPDLDDSVPSANNSDRDDISEIHSLASDHSNRSHGRGSRSRSPDRSEPSDRHSPRQMSNGSHRSRDDDRISKPGAISTPVKSSDDGVLSLASDQANFRDDKLLPPLPEPKPVYAQPGQPDVDLPVSPSDAPVPSAAHDESILRPSMKLVKFKKGESVGLRLAGGNDVGIFVAGVLEDSPAAKEGLEEGDQLLRVNNVDFTNIIREEAVLFLLDLPKGEEVNILAQKKKDVYRRIVESDVGDSFYIRTHFEYEKESPYGLSFNKGEVFRVVDTLYNGKLGSWLAIRIGKNHQEVERGIIPNKNRAEQLSSVQYTLPKTPGGDRADFWRFRGLRSSKRNLRKSREDLSAQPVQTKFPAYERVVLREAGFLRPVVIFGPIADVGREKLAREEPDIFELAKTQQHQGGEKSEPRDAGTDQKSSGIIRLHTIKQIIDRDKHAVLDITPNAVDRLNYAQWYPIVVFLNPDTKQGVKNMRTRLCPESRKSARKLYDRALKLRKSNHHLFTTTINLNNMNDGWFGALKEIIQQQQNQLVWVSEGKADGTAEDDLDIHDDRLSYLSAPGSEYSMYSTDSRHTSDYEDTDTEGGAYTDQELDETLNDDVGPPTEPAITRSSEPVREDPPVIQEPPGYAGYQHTVQPDPLNRIDPAGFKAPVPQQKAEAAAVPSIPQQPEPLAETLPPAVDVTVKTVGGLSPDEAPGAPHSQPSPNPEAGSLRRPTPELAPQSFSPEPLQSGTASTEPKMYQNDPYSTDNNTGRISHTMKPVTYNPQQGYHPDQPYRDYDHPPSRYDVSSSGVSSGGGYPEPKYRNYDSNPPYENSVPHYDQQTWNPYKQPLSTANSQGYDPRLPYGDGPDSQYTPPLRHDGHPSQQGFDGRPRYGKPTGPGPVRYDDPPPPAPPDLHYNQDSHLSTYPSAARSPEPPAQRPAFNQGPTPPQKSYKPQQYDPIPVNSETSPTPPFKAEAPSPSPADPPKPTPARDEKPEDDPAMRPQSVLTRVKMFENKRSVSMDRARDAGDSSGNRAADLPLKAGGVIPKANSLSNLDQEKTFRAPGPQKPQPQVADDIVRSNHYDPDEDEDYYRKQLSYFDKLQTGPNKPQPQVQTTHNYPRTESVEKPSPVEKKYEPVPQVTPPLQPATLPKPAPEAKPPAREDTVQTNFLPHKSFPEKSPVNGTSEQPPKTVTSTGAPPVSSYNRYTPKPYTTSAKPFARMFDSPKFNHNLLPNDKPEIAPKGRSSSPVKPQIPPQPQNTDHDSGLDTFTRTVDHRTKHQHNNINAVPKAIPVSPSALDDDEDEDEGHTVVATARGIFNSNGGVLSSIETGVSIIIPQGAIPDGVEQEIYFKVCRDNSILPPLDKEKGETLLSPLVMCGPHGLKFLKPVELRLPHCASMTPDGWSFALKSSDSSSGDPKSWQNKSLPGDPNYLVGANCVSVLIDHF